Proteins from a genomic interval of Staphylococcus debuckii:
- a CDS encoding YheC/YheD family protein, whose protein sequence is MGTVGMLRTNTKPQILARTVAYICMHYGIKFFYFSPSDVDLINKKINGQFFEKGKWVRKIVDYPDVVDNEPMKMKNKKIYNNLKETSIFTTNPLGGKNKVFRMLKESQLFEDVLIPYILVRNPDDVLSFLNRYNKILLKPVFSNQGRNIIVIEKAGNSFKLLDDRISKSLTYNELIELLNQKYMNPTYICQPFINSKTIEGSPFDIRLHVRKNSEGRWEKVKIYPRIGMGKNITSNISQGGGISPIVPFLQHNFGNEWKKIKNKLELLCRSFPTRFESLYDYDLDALGIDFGIDQKGNIGLFEVNTYPGQQFFYAEDAEVRVDYYRYLLNQKSVVH, encoded by the coding sequence ATGGGTACTGTAGGAATGTTAAGAACAAACACTAAACCACAGATTTTAGCAAGAACGGTTGCATATATTTGTATGCATTACGGCATTAAATTTTTTTATTTTAGTCCTTCTGATGTGGATTTAATAAATAAAAAGATTAATGGGCAATTCTTTGAAAAAGGGAAATGGGTTAGAAAAATTGTAGATTATCCAGATGTTGTAGATAATGAACCAATGAAAATGAAAAATAAAAAAATATACAATAATTTAAAAGAGACGTCGATATTTACAACTAATCCTTTAGGCGGAAAAAATAAAGTTTTTAGAATGTTGAAAGAGAGCCAACTATTTGAAGATGTATTAATACCGTATATTTTAGTAAGAAATCCAGATGATGTTTTAAGTTTTTTAAATCGTTATAATAAAATTTTATTGAAACCAGTTTTCAGTAATCAAGGAAGAAATATCATTGTAATTGAGAAGGCGGGAAATTCGTTTAAATTACTAGACGATAGAATCTCTAAGAGTTTAACATATAATGAATTAATAGAACTCTTAAACCAAAAATACATGAATCCTACTTATATTTGCCAACCTTTTATTAATTCTAAAACAATAGAAGGTAGTCCATTTGATATTCGTTTGCATGTAAGAAAAAATTCAGAAGGACGATGGGAAAAGGTGAAAATCTATCCAAGGATTGGAATGGGTAAAAATATAACTTCTAACATAAGCCAAGGCGGAGGTATCTCTCCAATTGTTCCATTTTTACAACATAATTTTGGAAATGAGTGGAAAAAGATTAAGAATAAATTAGAATTATTATGTCGTAGTTTCCCTACTCGATTTGAAAGTTTATATGATTATGACTTAGATGCTTTAGGTATTGATTTTGGCATAGATCAAAAAGGTAATATCGGTTTATTCGAAGTGAACACTTATCCAGGACAACAATTCTTTTATGCAGAAGACGCTGAAGTTAGGGTAGATTACTATAGATATTTATTGAATCAAAAATCAGTGGTGCATTAA
- the fabG gene encoding 3-oxoacyl-ACP reductase FabG has protein sequence MFNLENQVALVTGGANGIGKGISKALSEAGAKVVIGDIDKENGEKTAKELNGTFVKLDITDKSQIDEAVDQIATQFGKIDILASNTGVYPQISIEELSEDDWDFVQNINLKGMFFVTQAVLKIMKKQKYGRIIVTSSVTGPNTGYPGWAHYGASKAGQLGFVRSAALEYAKYGITINAVQPGNVLTEGLKAQGEDYLEGTRKIIPTHELGEPEDIGYAVAFFASKEAKFITGQALIIDGGQVLPEEPGAII, from the coding sequence ATGTTTAATTTAGAAAATCAAGTAGCCTTAGTAACTGGTGGCGCAAATGGTATTGGAAAAGGAATTTCAAAAGCTTTATCAGAAGCAGGGGCAAAGGTCGTTATTGGAGATATTGATAAAGAAAATGGAGAAAAAACAGCTAAAGAATTAAATGGTACTTTTGTAAAATTAGATATCACAGACAAATCACAGATTGATGAAGCAGTAGACCAAATAGCAACCCAATTTGGAAAGATTGATATATTAGCATCTAATACAGGTGTTTATCCTCAAATCAGTATTGAAGAATTATCAGAAGACGATTGGGATTTTGTACAGAATATCAACTTAAAAGGCATGTTCTTTGTTACACAAGCTGTCTTGAAAATAATGAAAAAACAAAAATACGGCCGTATAATTGTGACTTCTTCTGTTACAGGACCAAACACAGGTTATCCTGGATGGGCTCACTATGGTGCTTCAAAAGCTGGACAACTTGGTTTTGTGCGCAGTGCAGCTTTAGAATATGCAAAATACGGAATTACTATAAATGCTGTGCAGCCTGGTAATGTGTTAACTGAAGGGCTTAAAGCACAGGGTGAAGACTACTTAGAAGGTACAAGAAAAATTATCCCTACTCATGAATTAGGAGAACCTGAAGATATCGGCTATGCCGTTGCATTCTTCGCCTCTAAAGAAGCTAAATTCATCACAGGACAGGCATTGATTATTGACGGTGGACAAGTATTACCAGAAGAACCAGGGGCTATTATTTAG
- a CDS encoding YciI family protein has product MKYYLVTFIHTDLEGWKKYVNAHIQYLEKLISEQKLVVSGPLQDAEKGKKEAVLIFHVKNKQELMTLLENDPYWYEGLVADYTIREWNPMFGSLQKPKHKLLVKLSKLLNRK; this is encoded by the coding sequence ATGAAATATTATCTTGTTACTTTTATACACACGGATTTAGAAGGATGGAAAAAATATGTGAATGCACATATACAGTACTTAGAAAAATTAATTTCAGAACAGAAATTAGTGGTTTCTGGACCCTTGCAGGATGCTGAGAAGGGGAAGAAGGAAGCGGTACTCATATTTCACGTTAAAAATAAACAAGAACTCATGACTTTATTAGAAAACGATCCTTATTGGTACGAAGGTTTGGTTGCTGATTACACTATACGTGAATGGAACCCGATGTTTGGTTCTTTACAAAAGCCTAAACATAAATTGTTAGTTAAATTAAGTAAGTTGTTGAATCGAAAGTAG